The sequence below is a genomic window from Pagrus major chromosome 20, Pma_NU_1.0.
caattACCAGAAAAGTTGCAAAACAACCACCAAGAGACAAATAAATACCACAGGGAGTTGttaaacaactacaaagaaacCTTAAAATCACTTATAATGACTGCAATTGTTAGTGTCTCTGACAAGTCAGGTTGTTTTGATGCCACATAGGAGGCGTTGGGGGCTTTTGTGGCCATGGCCCCATTGTCTTAACTCAAAGAGGTCATGCAGAGGTCAGATTGTAGTAACGCTAAAGCTCATTGGGTGGAGCCACAGGATCACAGCTATTTGGCTACGTGTAAGGTTAGACTGAAGTCCAGTgaaaagggaggagggaggttGCTGCTGTTACTACTGAATAACTTTCGAGGAATAATCTATTTGGCAATGCACCTTTCGGCTTTAAACCAGCCCCTTATCTTTACACCTGTATATCTACAGCAGATAGCTGACCTTTCAGTGAACTGAGAAGTTCATTCTCTCTAATCTTAACACTTAACACTGTAAACGTTTGCTCATCCCAAACCAACCTGATTCGCATTATGAATTATTTACATTATGACCACTGTTCtgctaaagagaaaaaaagaaaagctgcttGTCTTGCTCCACCCATTTTTATTTAACTCAACCAGTCAGGTTACTTCTGCTTCCACAGCAATCCTGCCCCTGCAGAATATATTATAACCTAAACAGCAATTTACTTAAATTATTCATtctcataaacaaacaaaagccacatttaacatttacacaTTGGGTGTTACATAACTAGCCAACTCAAGAATTTatcatacaaaaaaatgttaaaaagtctGTAAAAAGTTATGGAAGAAAATGCCGAATCGCCACTTTGTTCTTAACTATACATACCTGATGAGGGAGACGGTGCACAGTGCACCGCAAATAGGTCCAACCCAGTATATCCAGTGATGGTCCCAGTGGTTGTTGACCACTGCAGGACCAAAGGCTCGGGCAGGGTTCATGCAGGCTCCAGACACCGGGCCTCTGAAACAACAGCCGgtacaaacaaaactgtaacACAGCGGTTgaccagagtgacacagctcGACAGCCTGCTTCTCATTTTCAAAGTAGCAGCAACCTTtttaacaacaaacacacccaaAATAGAAAAGTAAGAGATGTGATAGTGGGCCGCAGGCCTTAGCATTAAATGGGTGTAACATGGAtgaaattaaaggggcactatgtaggtttggaggagaaattcaaactcagaattttaatatttataatattaatgagttaataatacaaactgagaaacatttctcagaggaaaataaggtccccagaacactgtttgaagctacaaacagtttgtttaggcattaaaaaaataaaataaaatcagtcagtgaagagcttcctcttctgattcaaatttcttccccaaattacgtagtgcacctttaagtgaaaCAAGAAGATTAAAATGCTACTTTGACATAGCAAGGTCATATAAAAAATCTTCCAAGATAGctattaaacattaaactgacCTTTAAGGTAATAATACTGTACTAATACTGAACTATGTTATCTATTTCATGACTGATAATAAATGTATGGAGGATGGTTGTTGTCAGGGCTGTGGTTGACAACGTGGTCTGGGGGGAAGTTCTACAGAATTTCTTAATGTTGATTCCAGTAATTTGGGCTTatcatatttaaaggtgcaaaatgtaagattcttgttgaaaacattcgaaaattaacacaaattagcaacacagtgtgaagaaataacagttttgacattatgacatcaatgtgttgtgttgctgagagttagcatgctaaccagctagcctggcccaaagctcctgtgctagtggtatAAACACCTTCCCGGTGCTCCAAGCTcacagtctggaccactagctgtgcagctaactgagctaactagctaacgacagctacagttagcagcagttagcggttactctacTGATATGCTGatccctatttgttttgagtatgaattcaacatgtggccaattcttacatatttcacctttaatttGACAACTTTTTTAGGCCGAGAAGTAAAGGAATTAGTATTTCAACGCTGCTCTACTGTTGCTTTACACATTCATGttggaaaataaaacaccatCGCTCTTATGGGTCCATAATCTTCTTCCTTACTGAGGTCTTACCCAGCAAATATGTTGGCTGTCACAGTGAGGCCGATGCAGAGAGGAGCCAATGGAGAGCGAGTCTGGCCGTTGATGGCCCCCATGCACACCACCATGGTGAGGAAGGCGGTCATTATCACCTCTGCCAGGGTGGTCGCTGCCAGGTCTTTGTTGGTTACGTCAAAGGCGCCTCCAAGGGCAGCATTGGACGCGTTAAGGGGGAACACTCCCTGAATTCACAGCAAATTGAACATATATCATCCAGCGCATGATGAACCTGACTGGAGTGAAAagttatcatttattttcagtcttCACTGTTTTTCTACTCAACAAAGCAAGTTTTTATCAGGATTAAAGGCCACTAAAGATACtagttgtttattgttttgttgggTCAAAACTTTCAGGATAATGAGAAAATGAGTCCAAATTTGAATTTACTGTGTCAAAGTTATGAGATAAGGAACATTTTTAGTCAGTATTACTGGATAATACATCAACATTTTGAATTCCCAAGTCAAGATTTTGAAATATTAAGCCAAAGTCTGTTGACCCTGCTAACACCTGGCAAGCGATACAGAAGTATCAACTGCCGTGCCAACAgattacagagcagcttctttcctgaGACTCCTCAATATGTCCTccacactccaccataaaaatcatttttcttagacttatttatttatttattcatttctatggtttttcttttgtgagTATCATAAAGGGAATACAACTTACATGTCCTAGTCCAGTCCTGTGATGTAGAATGATGAATAAAAGAACGTTGTACCACAACTTTTACTTACTAAGTCAAAATGAGATAAGTCAACATTTGGATTGAGGCATAATTAAGAGATACATCAAAATTTTAAGTCACTAAGTCAACATTATGAGACAGtatgtgaaaatattgatttatcaTCCAATATTTGACCTTACTGTGTCAAAGTTATGAGATATGTTAAACATTTTGAGTCAGAATTACAGGACAATACGTCAACATTTTCAATTGCTAAATTAagattttgagatactaagcCAAGGTCTGTTCGCTCAGCTGCCGTCTGGCAAacgatacagaagtatccgcttCCACCAGACAACAGAGTAGCGTCTTTtgtcaggctgtgagactcctgaactgaTCCTCCACACTCcaacataataataatttatctATTTAATAAGTTTGTATAGTTTTCATGTATAACTCTGTGTtgttgaataataaataaaataaccttATAATTTTGGTTAAGTGAGTCAAACTTATGAAATAATAAGTTAACATTTGGATTGAATTTAAAATAAGACGTAAGTCAAATTTAATATCACTAGGTCAACATTAACACGctaaaatgaatttattatcaAACATTTTAACTTATTACCTCATAATTTCGATGTAGTTAGACATTACACAGTTACATTATATTATAGTacattaaagtatttttattatGGCTAACttttgtaatttttcttttcttctcttggCATATTTGGGCTTCCACAGTTTTGCTCACCATGCTCAGACCAGCTCCGGCCATCCCTCCCAACATCTGAGCCACGACATAGGGCCCAAGCAGAAGAAGCTCCATCCCTCCGCACATGTAGGCACTCAGAGACACCGCAGGGTTGAAGTGGCCCCCGCTGCAGTAAACATATTGAACTTTAGTCTCTGAACATCTTTGAAATGAGGTTATAAACTGATAATGACAGCACCTATCTATCCTGCATGGgataaacatattttctgaacaattatttgtatttgtacaaaCTTTGTTGTATCAAATGGAGTAAGTCAGGCAGAAAATCATAAAAACCTAATCAAAACTTTCTTAAAagttgttttggggaagaaattttaagccttttatgcctaaacaaactaaataaacaaactctttgttttcatgactgaataaactgaataaacaacctgaccttaaaggacaacacaatttcatacttgtttatatgtggcggaccctgccacctttccagcttcaaacagtgttctggggaccttattttcctctgataacagcttgtttactcagttatggaaaaacaatttttttattattagctcattaatattataaatattaaaattctgactttgaattttgtctccaaaactacatagtgcccctttaataaagcTAGCCAATTCCACTTTAAATTATTGACGTGACCTTAAATATattgtaaaaacaataaaatcattcAGCCCAAAGACATACaatatcaaacatttaaaacacacaacaacactgaaTGTCATCATCAGTCGTTACCTGATTTGCCCAAAAATCTGGATCATCACTCCCAGTGCCAGTCCATGTGCCACAGCAGGCTGGATGATACCAGCTGTTCCCGTGTTCCCAA
It includes:
- the aqp8a.1 gene encoding aquaporin-8a.1; its protein translation is MSGAETKSEVFTVTDMGEPAAERDTKTNKKRSIFEQYVQPCLAELFGTAMFVFVGCASVVGNTGTAGIIQPAVAHGLALGVMIQIFGQISGGHFNPAVSLSAYMCGGMELLLLGPYVVAQMLGGMAGAGLSMGVFPLNASNAALGGAFDVTNKDLAATTLAEVIMTAFLTMVVCMGAINGQTRSPLAPLCIGLTVTANIFAGGPVSGACMNPARAFGPAVVNNHWDHHWIYWVGPICGALCTVSLIRLVFGDHKTRVVFK